One region of Oceanipulchritudo coccoides genomic DNA includes:
- the prfB gene encoding peptide chain release factor 2 (programmed frameshift): MVIDSEIRNQLEEITRRAGHLWRYLDVPKQEEKIASLEEKMAQQDFWDHQEAANKVVTEVSHTKARIQPIKKFHERIDDVKTLVELVEDADDEDGQEYFKEIVESVGKMVKDLDALEIQSFLGGKMDRNNAILSINAGAGGTESCDWADMLYRMYVRWAERSGYTVETDDLSPGEEAGISHATIRIIGANAYGYAKAERGVHRLVRISPFDSNARRHTSFCAVDVIAELDDDIDVEIKDEDLRVDTYRASGKGGQHVNKTDSAVRMTHLPTNIVVQCQNERSQLKNRATALKMLKSRLYEKYEDEKRAEMEKFYGAKGEIGWGNQIRSYVFQPYQMVKDLRTGVDTSNIQQVMDGDLDRFIHAWLRAGCPTSRNKDIKIED, encoded by the exons ATGGTTATTGATTCTGAAATTCGAAATCAGCTGGAAGAAATCACACGGCGTGCCGGACACCTGTGGAGGTATCTT GACGTCCCCAAGCAGGAGGAAAAAATTGCCTCGCTCGAGGAGAAGATGGCCCAACAGGACTTTTGGGACCATCAAGAGGCGGCCAACAAGGTCGTGACGGAAGTCAGCCATACCAAGGCGCGGATCCAGCCCATCAAGAAATTCCATGAGCGCATAGACGATGTGAAAACGCTCGTGGAGTTGGTTGAGGACGCTGATGATGAGGATGGTCAGGAGTATTTCAAGGAGATCGTTGAGAGCGTTGGGAAGATGGTCAAAGATCTCGACGCGCTTGAAATCCAGAGCTTCCTGGGAGGTAAAATGGACCGCAATAACGCGATCTTGTCCATTAATGCCGGAGCCGGTGGGACCGAATCCTGTGATTGGGCGGATATGCTCTACCGGATGTACGTCCGCTGGGCGGAACGAAGTGGCTACACGGTGGAAACGGATGACCTCTCACCCGGGGAGGAAGCAGGAATCAGCCATGCCACCATCCGGATTATCGGAGCCAATGCCTATGGCTATGCCAAGGCTGAGCGCGGAGTGCACCGCCTTGTCCGGATCAGTCCCTTTGACAGCAATGCCCGCCGCCACACCTCTTTCTGCGCAGTGGATGTGATCGCCGAGTTGGATGATGACATTGACGTGGAGATCAAGGATGAAGACCTGCGTGTTGATACATACCGCGCATCCGGTAAAGGCGGGCAGCATGTCAACAAGACTGATTCAGCTGTCCGGATGACCCATCTTCCGACGAATATTGTTGTCCAGTGCCAGAACGAGCGCTCACAGCTGAAGAACCGGGCGACCGCCTTGAAGATGCTCAAGTCACGCCTGTATGAAAAGTACGAGGATGAAAAGCGTGCCGAGATGGAGAAGTTCTACGGGGCCAAGGGCGAAATTGGCTGGGGCAACCAGATCCGGTCATATGTTTTTCAACCCTACCAAATGGTGAAGGACCTGCGCACGGGCGTCGACACGTCGAACATCCAGCAGGTGATGGATGGTGACTTGGACCGGTTTATCCACGCTTGGCTTCGGGCTGGGTGTCCGACAAGCCGGAACAAGGATATCAAGATCGAGGACTAG
- a CDS encoding tetrathionate reductase family octaheme c-type cytochrome yields the protein MKSTPQMLLRIASGLLLLAPLGLIAQHGSMNYVDATTCLNCHQNFHPNLQSDVMNSLHWTWEKTDSATGQVVGKKNVINNYCIAVASNEPRCTSCHIGVGYADNTFDFDDPSKIDCLVCHDQTGTYKKVPTGAGAPDPGVDLTAVARSVDLPDRNNCGICHFYGGGGEGVKHGSMDSSLLNPSRELDVHMSADGGNMVCSDCHAPDEDNPHDIVGSRYSQAAPDNMMCKNCHEAEGPVHANGFLNTHADTVACQTCHIPAYARGGKATKMYWDWTTAGQKNPDGSQIVTRDADGNVIYDTKKGSFIWKENVIPETKWFNGTVTYTLLDDQLPAGRVTINKLGGDINDDNAYIFPVKRFVGRQPYDAGANTFAVPNLFPNNAEDTTAYWKAFDWDAALTSGMDYVGRTFVGPVGIVDTEMFWIQNHMVAPKEMALTCTDCHTWGSRINFYELGFENAQALQTSMQSDPWVNTGDWMGWINVDADPWIWVMDIGKYIYMPGGAISSDGGWAYAPK from the coding sequence ATGAAAAGTACCCCCCAAATGTTGTTACGGATAGCCAGTGGCCTTCTGTTGCTTGCTCCGCTCGGGCTGATTGCCCAGCACGGGAGCATGAACTACGTCGATGCGACAACCTGTCTGAACTGCCACCAGAACTTCCACCCGAACCTGCAGTCGGATGTCATGAACAGCCTGCACTGGACCTGGGAGAAGACCGATTCGGCAACCGGCCAGGTTGTTGGCAAGAAGAACGTGATTAACAACTACTGTATCGCGGTTGCCTCGAACGAGCCGCGTTGCACAAGCTGCCACATTGGTGTCGGTTACGCGGACAATACATTTGATTTCGATGATCCGAGCAAAATTGACTGCTTGGTTTGTCATGACCAGACGGGTACCTACAAGAAGGTTCCGACCGGGGCCGGTGCGCCTGATCCAGGAGTCGACTTGACTGCGGTGGCACGCAGTGTCGATTTGCCAGACCGCAACAACTGTGGTATCTGCCACTTCTACGGAGGTGGTGGTGAAGGGGTGAAACATGGCAGCATGGATTCATCGCTTTTGAATCCATCCCGCGAGCTTGACGTGCACATGAGTGCCGACGGTGGAAACATGGTCTGCTCGGATTGTCACGCCCCGGACGAGGACAACCCGCACGACATCGTGGGCTCCCGCTACTCGCAGGCTGCTCCTGACAACATGATGTGTAAGAACTGCCACGAGGCAGAGGGACCGGTTCACGCAAACGGCTTCCTCAACACGCACGCCGATACGGTGGCCTGTCAGACCTGTCACATTCCGGCCTATGCTCGCGGCGGCAAGGCAACCAAAATGTACTGGGACTGGACTACAGCCGGGCAGAAGAATCCTGATGGATCTCAGATTGTCACGAGGGACGCTGACGGAAACGTCATCTATGACACCAAGAAGGGGTCCTTCATCTGGAAGGAAAATGTCATCCCGGAAACAAAGTGGTTCAACGGAACAGTCACTTACACACTTCTCGATGATCAATTACCAGCAGGCCGTGTGACCATCAACAAGCTTGGTGGAGACATCAATGATGACAATGCCTACATTTTCCCGGTAAAGCGCTTTGTCGGCCGTCAGCCTTACGACGCTGGGGCGAACACCTTTGCCGTGCCGAATCTCTTCCCGAACAATGCGGAAGACACGACTGCCTATTGGAAGGCCTTTGACTGGGATGCCGCACTGACTTCCGGTATGGATTATGTCGGACGCACCTTTGTGGGACCGGTTGGCATCGTCGATACGGAAATGTTCTGGATCCAGAATCACATGGTGGCTCCAAAGGAAATGGCCCTTACCTGCACGGATTGCCATACTTGGGGAAGCCGCATCAACTTCTACGAACTCGGGTTTGAAAATGCCCAGGCGCTTCAGACCAGCATGCAGAGCGACCCATGGGTCAATACCGGTGACTGGATGGGCTGGATCAATGTGGATGCAGATCCATGGATCTGGGTCATGGACATTGGCAAATACATCTACATGCCGGGTGGCGCGATCTCCAGCGATGGTGGCTGGGCCTACGCTCCTAAATAA
- a CDS encoding SdiA-regulated domain-containing protein, translating into MMFRIHFLLCLGVCFFTGCRPFGKATTGSIIPDLELVSVYPVESPTLLEPSGMTLHDGRLYAVADKVNNQIFRVELEGNVARLVPHIQFSPPDRRTMDWEGITSDPGGSFYLISEERGRLLRVTADGTAVWITPDLRNKGRSLGLFAKSNAGFEGVAWLGPNHWIGAAEREKRGLVEWSGLDSSLEIEAQLHMESPYKGALPLMRLPDFSGLHADNSNLYALFRNAHLVVQLEKRDGVWEETAAWGFENIETDPRWAYRSQTYGQAEGLVVDGSDVFLILDNNRGGKQSDPADRRPLLIHARIPDGH; encoded by the coding sequence ATGATGTTTCGAATACATTTCTTGCTGTGCCTTGGTGTGTGTTTCTTCACCGGATGTCGCCCGTTCGGCAAGGCCACGACTGGCTCCATCATCCCCGACCTGGAGCTTGTCTCAGTTTATCCGGTTGAATCCCCCACACTTCTTGAACCGTCGGGAATGACCCTGCATGACGGGCGCCTCTATGCGGTCGCTGACAAGGTTAACAACCAGATATTCCGGGTGGAACTTGAGGGAAATGTGGCAAGGCTCGTTCCGCACATCCAGTTTTCTCCACCGGATCGCCGCACCATGGACTGGGAGGGAATCACATCGGATCCCGGGGGAAGCTTTTACCTGATTTCTGAGGAACGCGGCAGGCTCCTGCGTGTCACCGCGGACGGGACGGCCGTTTGGATAACCCCGGACCTGAGGAATAAGGGACGGTCACTTGGCTTGTTTGCGAAGAGTAATGCCGGTTTTGAAGGCGTAGCATGGCTCGGCCCAAACCACTGGATCGGAGCTGCCGAAAGGGAAAAACGGGGACTGGTCGAATGGAGCGGATTGGACAGCTCCCTGGAGATCGAGGCACAGCTCCACATGGAATCTCCCTACAAAGGGGCTCTCCCGCTCATGCGGTTACCCGATTTTTCAGGCCTGCATGCGGACAATTCAAACCTTTACGCACTATTCAGAAATGCCCATCTGGTCGTTCAGCTGGAGAAGCGGGACGGTGTATGGGAAGAAACAGCGGCCTGGGGCTTTGAAAACATCGAAACTGATCCTCGCTGGGCATACCGGTCACAAACCTATGGTCAGGCCGAGGGGCTTGTTGTCGATGGCTCTGATGTGTTTCTAATCCTTGATAACAATCGAGGTGGAAAGCAATCCGACCCGGCCGACCGGAGGCCGTTGCTGATTCATGCCCGAATACCCGATGGGCACTAG
- the ald gene encoding alanine dehydrogenase, whose protein sequence is MKVGVVKEVKADENRVALTPAGVEAFCDRGHSILVEAGAGEGSGFSNEEYAEAGAAILGSAGEVWSTAEMVLKVKEPQMSEFGHIRENQIVFTYFHFAASEELTRAIIETKCIAIAYETIVDNKGQLPLLTPMSEVAGRMAVQQGAKYLEKAHGGRGILLGGVPGVPPATVVVLGAGVVGMNATKMAAGLGSLVYVLDVNLERLRYYSDVMPSNVITMMSNKANLRKTLADADLVVSSVLIPGGKAPKLITKETLKIMKPGAVIVDVAIDQGGSTETSRPTTHRDPIYTVDGIVHYCVTNMPGAMPMTSTMALTNATIRYALELADKGFAAAIRQHKSIAMGANIVRGTITHHGVAEAFGLPYEPVYEVLKG, encoded by the coding sequence ATGAAAGTCGGTGTAGTTAAGGAAGTGAAGGCGGATGAAAACCGCGTAGCTTTGACCCCTGCGGGAGTGGAAGCCTTCTGCGATCGTGGACACAGCATACTGGTTGAAGCAGGCGCAGGCGAGGGAAGCGGATTTAGCAATGAGGAGTATGCGGAGGCTGGAGCGGCCATCCTGGGCTCAGCTGGTGAAGTCTGGTCAACCGCGGAGATGGTCCTCAAGGTCAAAGAGCCACAAATGAGCGAGTTCGGGCATATTCGTGAAAACCAGATTGTCTTCACGTATTTCCATTTTGCCGCTTCCGAGGAACTGACCCGGGCAATCATCGAGACCAAGTGCATCGCGATTGCCTACGAGACAATTGTCGACAACAAGGGCCAGCTGCCACTCTTAACACCAATGAGCGAAGTGGCCGGCCGGATGGCGGTGCAACAGGGTGCGAAGTATCTTGAGAAGGCACATGGTGGACGAGGAATACTTCTGGGCGGGGTGCCTGGAGTGCCGCCGGCTACGGTGGTTGTTCTTGGAGCCGGGGTCGTCGGCATGAATGCAACCAAGATGGCGGCCGGGCTGGGGAGCCTTGTTTATGTGCTGGATGTCAACCTGGAACGGCTTCGCTACTACAGCGATGTCATGCCGTCGAATGTGATCACCATGATGTCCAACAAGGCAAACCTTCGGAAGACGCTCGCCGATGCGGATCTGGTTGTATCGAGTGTTTTAATACCTGGAGGCAAGGCCCCAAAACTGATCACCAAAGAGACGCTTAAGATCATGAAACCCGGGGCGGTCATTGTGGATGTGGCGATTGATCAAGGGGGATCAACGGAGACCTCTCGTCCAACAACGCATCGTGACCCGATTTACACGGTGGACGGAATTGTTCATTACTGTGTCACCAACATGCCGGGAGCAATGCCAATGACATCAACCATGGCCCTGACCAATGCCACGATCCGTTACGCGCTTGAACTGGCGGACAAGGGCTTTGCTGCCGCGATACGGCAGCACAAGAGCATTGCCATGGGGGCCAACATTGTCCGCGGCACCATCACGCACCACGGCGTTGCGGAAGCGTTCGGGCTTCCCTACGAACCTGTTTACGAAGTGCTCAAGGGCTAG